A stretch of Clostridium formicaceticum DNA encodes these proteins:
- a CDS encoding WD40/YVTN/BNR-like repeat-containing protein, whose protein sequence is MKSKILSTMNTTKKKAGIALLCGTLVAATGAGTVFAANDSAAMLRKVENGVTIYSTDGSQTWSENAPEGVTAFNGKEGSRGFIRGMGFNGETGYIMKIRDGAGYMVKLEDGVKLYSTDGGETWSENVPEGMPAFNGKEGTVIRSMGPNDGTGYEMKIRDGAGYMVKLEDGVKLYSTDGGETWSENVPEGMPAFNGKEGIVIRGMGFNGETGYIMKNRDGAGYMVKLEDGVKLYSTDGGETWSEDVPEGMPAFNGKEGTVIRGMGPNDGAGYEMKIRDGAEVI, encoded by the coding sequence ATGAAAAGTAAAATTTTATCAACAATGAATACTACAAAAAAGAAAGCTGGCATTGCACTCCTTTGCGGGACGCTTGTGGCTGCGACAGGCGCTGGAACAGTCTTTGCAGCAAACGATAGTGCTGCTATGTTGAGAAAGGTTGAAAATGGTGTTACAATTTATTCTACAGATGGTAGCCAAACATGGAGTGAGAATGCACCTGAAGGCGTAACAGCATTCAACGGTAAGGAAGGAAGTAGAGGGTTCATTAGAGGTATGGGATTTAATGGTGAAACAGGTTATATAATGAAGATTAGAGACGGTGCAGGATATATGGTGAAGCTTGAAGATGGAGTCAAACTCTACTCCACAGACGGCGGAGAAACATGGAGTGAGAATGTACCAGAGGGTATGCCAGCATTCAATGGTAAAGAAGGAACTGTCATTAGAAGTATGGGCCCCAATGATGGTACAGGTTATGAGATGAAGATTAGAGACGGTGCAGGATATATGGTGAAGCTTGAAGATGGAGTCAAACTCTACTCCACAGACGGCGGAGAAACATGGAGTGAGAATGTACCAGAGGGTATGCCAGCATTCAATGGTAAAGAAGGAATTGTCATTAGAGGTATGGGATTTAATGGTGAAACAGGTTATATAATGAAGAATAGAGACGGTGCAGGATATATGGTGAAGCTTGAAGATGGAGTCAAACTCTATTCCACAGACGGCGGAGAAACATGGAGTGAGGATGTACCAGAGGGTATGCCAGCATTCAATGGTAAAGAAGGAACTGTCATTAGAGGTATGGGCCCCAATGATGGTGCAGGTTATGAGATGAAGATTAGAGACGGTGCAGAGGTTATATAG
- a CDS encoding ABC transporter ATP-binding protein, with the protein MANVNLKHVTKKFEDKVVAVADFNLDIEDKEFIVFVGPSGCGKTTTLRMVAGLEEVTEGEIFIDGRLVNHMQPKDRDIAMVFQNYALYPHMTVFENMAYSLKLKKIPKNEIKASVYEAAKLLEIEHLLHRKPKALSGGQRQRVALGRAIVRKPKVFLMDEPLSNLDAKLRAQMRTKISKLHQQLQTTFIYVTHDQTEAMTMGTRIVVMKDGYIQQMDSPQRLYEKPNNLFVAGFIGSPQMNFREVMVEKFGEEIYLKFGKSSIKLPYEKAKKLEELNYLGREVIMGIRPEAIFDQEIYLDSLADCVVEAEVEVVEMLGSEILLNVKIEGTDFIAKVDPQKQVKVGEIIKLALDPGKIHIFDKETEKTITNT; encoded by the coding sequence TTGGCCAATGTAAACTTAAAACATGTCACAAAAAAATTTGAAGATAAAGTTGTTGCAGTGGCGGATTTCAATTTGGATATCGAAGATAAGGAATTTATCGTTTTTGTAGGTCCCTCTGGCTGTGGAAAAACTACTACACTTAGGATGGTTGCAGGATTGGAAGAAGTAACCGAAGGAGAAATATTTATAGACGGAAGATTAGTAAACCATATGCAACCTAAAGACAGGGATATTGCAATGGTTTTTCAGAACTATGCTTTGTATCCTCATATGACAGTTTTTGAAAATATGGCATACAGCTTGAAATTAAAGAAAATCCCCAAAAATGAAATAAAAGCAAGTGTGTATGAAGCTGCAAAACTCCTTGAGATAGAACACCTTCTTCATAGAAAGCCGAAGGCCTTATCTGGAGGTCAGAGGCAACGGGTGGCTTTGGGACGTGCCATAGTACGAAAACCGAAGGTATTTCTTATGGATGAACCTTTGTCAAATCTTGATGCAAAACTAAGGGCTCAGATGAGGACCAAAATCAGCAAACTTCATCAGCAGCTGCAAACAACCTTTATCTATGTTACACATGATCAGACAGAAGCCATGACAATGGGAACAAGAATTGTTGTGATGAAGGATGGGTATATTCAGCAGATGGATTCACCTCAGAGGCTTTATGAAAAGCCGAATAATTTATTTGTGGCAGGATTTATTGGAAGTCCCCAGATGAACTTCAGAGAAGTAATGGTAGAGAAATTTGGAGAGGAAATATACTTAAAGTTTGGTAAAAGCAGTATCAAGTTACCCTATGAAAAGGCAAAAAAACTAGAGGAACTTAATTACTTAGGCAGGGAAGTGATCATGGGAATCAGACCTGAAGCCATATTTGATCAAGAAATTTACCTTGATTCATTGGCAGATTGTGTTGTAGAAGCAGAAGTAGAGGTTGTTGAAATGCTTGGCTCTGAAATTCTTTTGAATGTAAAAATTGAGGGTACCGATTTTATTGCAAAGGTTGATCCACAGAAACAGGTGAAGGTTGGAGAGATTATAAAGCTGGCTTTAGATCCTGGTAAGATCCATATTTTTGATAAAGAAACGGAGAAAACAATAACCAATACTTAG